A single Fundulus heteroclitus isolate FHET01 chromosome 4, MU-UCD_Fhet_4.1, whole genome shotgun sequence DNA region contains:
- the kbtbd13 gene encoding kelch repeat and BTB domain-containing protein 13: MMEPNTCPWSGQCEIGSRVRVNVNGSIFSVDKTIMAENCEYFRALFQSGMRECQQEEVRLQSVGVQGFLVLLRVLQGERPMLDGDQIVEAIECTAFLQVPALTKHMINILNSENCLLMYHTAATYGVCELYHHSALFIRDMYTDLKEDVHTLPSKMIEYIKSLPPSSYMAVCSHSPSSELLQDAQRAVCYLDEEQRKWRALTQLPLSTSTTMAGVAVLDNKLYIIGGVHDVSKRVVEAGFCYNPADNIWSTIGGPQQLRYSFTLIGHEGCLYALGGKFNMKDLSSVERLRLSEGSWGYVSALPCPAASVVSAVAMNRIFICLWKGNGATDIHEYVPEYDRWLLVTTLIRHQSYGLYMVAHRDNLYVMRNGPCDDFLLCVMDCYNLTTAQWTAMSGHYGNTKGSLLTAVVRGDSVFTLSRHVTTEYRVEETQWKRKCEMEGFGRIGSIYTFQMRLPKPTVSFMNDRLDQTSEESFKGMRILPNLPLQCSDNL; this comes from the coding sequence ATGATGGAGCCAAACACTTGTCCATGGTCCGGACAGTGTGAGATAGGAAGTAGGGTGAGGGTCAATGTCAATGGCAGTATTTTCAGTGTGGACAAAACCATCATGGCTGAAAACTGTGAGTACTTCAGAGCATTGTTCCAGTCTGGGATGAGAGAATGCCAGCAGGAGGAGGTGCGGTTGCAAAGTGTTGGGGTTCAGGGGTTTCTAGTCCTGCTGCGGGTGCTGCAAGGGGAGCGTCCCATGCTCGACGGTGACCAGATTGTGGAAGCTATTGAATGCACTGCTTTTCTTCAGGTACCGGCTCTCACGAAGCACATGATTAACATTCTCAATTCTGAAAACTGCTTGCTCATGTATCACACAGCTGCAACCTACGGAGTGTGTGAGCTGTACCACCACTCAGCCTTGTTCATCAGAGACATGTACACTGACCTGAAAGAGGATGTGCACACCTTACCCAGCAAGATGATAGAATATATCAAGTCTCTTCCCCCGAGTAGCTACATGGCAGTGTGCAGCCACTCTCCATCCTCAGAACTGCTGCAGGATGCCCAGAGGGCAGTCTGCTATTTGGACGAGGAACAAAGAAAATGGAGAGCCCTGACTCAGTTACCTCTCAGCACCAGTACCACTATGGCCGGGGTGGCCGTGCTGGACAACAAACTATACATCATTGGAGGAGTGCACGATGTTAGTAAGAGGGTTGTGGAGGCAGGATTCTGTTATAACCCAGCAGATAACATATGGTCAACAATCGGTGGTCCCCAGCAGCTGCGCTACAGCTTCACACTGATAGGTCACGAGGGCTGCCTTTATGCATTAGGAGGGAAATTCAACATGAAGGACCTGTCATCGGTCGAGAGACTCAGGCTGTCAGAGGGGAGCTGGGGTTACGTCTCCGCCCTCCCCTGCCCAGCAGCTTCTGTGGTGTCTGCTGTAGCCATGAACAGGATCTTTATCTGTCTCTGGAAAGGAAACGGTGCCACAGACATACACGAGTATGTCCCTGAATATGACCGATGGCTTTTGGTTACAACACTCATCCGCCACCAGAGTTACGGACTTTATATGGTGGCTCATAGGGATAATCTGTACGTGATGCGCAATGGACCATGTGATGACTTCTTACTATGTGTGATGGACTGCTACAACCTGACGACAGCTCAGTGGACGGCCATGTCTGGTCACTATGGGAACACCAAAGGCTCTCTGCTCACAGCTGTGGTCAGAGGGGATTCTGTGTTCACCCTTAGCAGACATGTGACAACAGAGTACAGGGTGGAGGAGACTCAGTGGAAACGAAAGTGTGAGATGGAAGGTTTTGGCAGAATTGGATCCATATACACATTTCAGATGAGGCTTCCTAAACCCACCGTCTCTTTCATGAATGATCGCTTGGATCAAACTTCAGAAGAAAGCTTTAAAGGCATGCGTATTCTTCCCAATTTACCTTTACAGTGCTCTGATAACCTTTAA